Proteins encoded within one genomic window of Callithrix jacchus isolate 240 chromosome 11, calJac240_pri, whole genome shotgun sequence:
- the LOC100395849 gene encoding large ribosomal subunit protein uL24 yields the protein MKFNPFVTSDRSKNRKRHFKAPSHIRRKIMSSPLSKELRQKYNVRSMPIRKDDEVQAVRGHYKGQQIGKVVQVYRKKYVIYIERVQRERANGTTVHVGVHPSKAVITRLKLDKDRKQILERKAKSRQVGKEKGKYKEETIEKMQE from the coding sequence ATGAAGTTCAATCCCTTTGTGACTTCTGACCGAAGCAAGAATCGCAAAAGGCATTTCAAGGCACCTTCCCACATTCGCAGGAAGATTATGTCCTCCCCTCTTTCCAAAGAGTTGAGACAGAAGTACAACGTGCGATCCATGCCCATCCGAAAGGATGATGAAGTTCAGGCTGTACGAGGACACTATAAAGGTCAGCAGATTGGCAAAGTAGTCCAGGTTTACAGGAAGAAATACGTAATCTACATTGAACGGGTGCAGCGGGAAAGGGCTAATGGCACAACTGTCCACGTAGGCGTTCACCCCAGCAAGGCGGTTATCACCAGGCTAAAACTGGACAAAGACCGCAAACAGATCCTTGAACGGAAAGCCAAATCTCGCCaagtaggaaaggaaaagggcaaaTACAAGGAAGAAACAATTGAGAAGATGCAGGAATAA